The Triticum dicoccoides isolate Atlit2015 ecotype Zavitan unplaced genomic scaffold, WEW_v2.0 scaffold63817, whole genome shotgun sequence genomic sequence CGGCTATACTAATTTGCTGCAGCCATGAGGCCGAGATACTCGGCGGTGAGAGGCTTGAAGATGCGCTGCTCGTCCGAGTCGAGCGCCGCGGCGAGCTTCGGCCAAACGGACATGCCCAAGATCCaggaaccaccaccaccaccgtcactCCCCGGACGCGCCATGATCTTCACGAAGCCGGAGCACAGCCTCCCGCAGTCCACCCACGTAGGCATCGCTACGGCGGCGTGCCCGAATCCGAAGTCCGTGTCGACGCTGAAGGACGCGAACGACGTCACGCCCATCGCCGGGCTGCCCAGCCCGGCGGTTGCTGTCTCCACGAACTTGACCGCAGCCTTGCCATTGCCATTGCCCTTGCGCTTGTGCTCCTCCACCCAGTCCACTAGCTCCTGGAAGTGCTCGTCGGTGGCCGTCGACCTGATCGACCCGCGCACCATCGACGCGATCTCCGGGAGCGGCCGCCGCTGGATAACCTCCACGGTCGCCTCCGCCACCGCGAACGTCGTGACGTTGCCGACGTAGTTGCGCATGGCTTCCTCCGGGGTGGTGGTGAGACGCCGTCGCCCGTTCACCCACCAGCCCATGCGGCAACTCTCGTCGGACGAGCCAACGGTGGTGGCGAACACCTTCCACAAGTACGCAGACACCGCCTCGACGCGGCTCGCGCCGCGCTCCCCGTCGCCGCTCGCTTGCGCGCGCAGCATGGCGAGGTCCCGCTCCTCGACGTAGTAGGTGCGGCCGACCAAGGAGCCCCCGGCCGTGAGGGCGTTGACGAGACGCTCGCTCACCAACGGCATGAACAGCTCGCCCACCGAAGGGCCGTACGACGGGGCAGCGCGAGGGCGGAACACGGAGCGGTCGTAGTTCGGGGCGGCGGCGACGACCGTCCCAGACCGCGCGAGCTCAGACCACGCGTCAACGATCATGCACAGCGCGCACCCGTCCGCGAGGCCGTGGTTGGTGCCCCACACCACGACGAAC encodes the following:
- the LOC119347301 gene encoding putrescine hydroxycinnamoyltransferase 1-like, whose protein sequence is MANDSSRVRVVRRSTVKASVTRPDAVLPVSNLDLLYYPMPLSMVCAYRRPSSGGGFVDVVAAFEAKLSSLLDHFFPLAGRIVANPRSGLPEVHCDNQGAELVVGEVGLALGSLDFGDLDASLARVGVPVQYDADIALSVQLVSFSCGGFVVVWGTNHGLADGCALCMIVDAWSELARSGTVVAAAPNYDRSVFRPRAAPSYGPSVGELFMPLVSERLVNALTAGGSLVGRTYYVEERDLAMLRAQASGDGERGASRVEAVSAYLWKVFATTVGSSDESCRMGWWVNGRRRLTTTPEEAMRNYVGNVTTFAVAEATVEVIQRRPLPEIASMVRGSIRSTATDEHFQELVDWVEEHKRKGNGNGKAAVKFVETATAGLGSPAMGVTSFASFSVDTDFGFGHAAVAMPTWVDCGRLCSGFVKIMARPGSDGGGGGSWILGMSVWPKLAAALDSDEQRIFKPLTAEYLGLMAAAN